One genomic segment of Streptomyces sp. RKND-216 includes these proteins:
- a CDS encoding Na+/H+ antiporter subunit A, with product MWFLLTAHAGVAAALPWAARRLGCWVWMLAALVPLATLSWSSVQAGRVLEGEPVTAGFAWAPSLGLVLDLRMDALSLAMLWVVGGVGVAVLGFSRTYVERDVGREAGLLVAFAGAMTGLVLADNLLLLYVFWELTSVVSFLLIAGRGERAERRAAAEQALLVTVAGGLAMLLGMVMLGQSAGTYRLSEILADPPRGGAVSAAVVLVLVGAFAKSAQVPLHGWLPAAMVAPTQVSAYLHAAAMVKAGVYLVARLAPGFAEVPVWRPLVLCVGLLTLMAGAVQALRETDLKRLLAYGTVSMLGMLTVLFGAGTRTAALAGVVLLLAHAAYKSALFLTVGILDRQTGTRDLRALSGVGREWPLSCAVAALAVASLAGLPPLVGFLGKETALQSFLHGDELPAHLWLLAGLSVGAALTVAYGARFLWGAFGGRPGGAAGSATPPPAALLAPPAALAMAGAVLGVWYEGTAELALAYARSYQPGPEGLYQLHLWHGFTPVLGLSALTLTTGVLVFLLRGAVARRGMRGFGRRLRPPGPQPGYRTTVRAVGVLAVRVTRRTQAGSLPVYLTVLLATVLLVPGGALLLQSPQLDAPPLWWSPVEVPATLVVVSAAAAVTGTTHRLTGMLLVGAVGFGVAVLFLAHGAPDLALTQFLVETMTLVVVVLVLRWMPARFTPGHTARRVRVLRATVAVGVGVMVAVFTLAATSVPHSRPASDTLLRRIEETGAYNAVNAVVVEFRALDTLGEIAVLLVTAIGVVSVVRIRGRREPGPLPAREDDEQRASEAETAFWDEPRGRWLPGAHERLGADRSVLLEVVTRLLFLSIIVFSLFLLFSGHYRPGGGFSGGLVAGQALILRYLVVGRADLGLALPVRPGVVAGGGLVVAAVTGLLPTAVGAPMLTSALVSAHLPVLGAVKFSTSVFFDVGVYLLVVGVALELLSAVGERLEDRTA from the coding sequence GTGTGGTTCCTGTTGACCGCGCACGCCGGGGTCGCAGCGGCTCTCCCCTGGGCTGCGCGGCGTCTGGGGTGCTGGGTGTGGATGCTCGCGGCGCTCGTCCCCCTGGCCACGCTGTCCTGGAGCTCGGTACAGGCGGGCCGTGTGCTGGAGGGCGAACCGGTGACGGCGGGCTTCGCCTGGGCGCCCTCTCTCGGTCTGGTCCTGGATCTGCGGATGGATGCCCTCTCGCTGGCCATGCTGTGGGTGGTGGGCGGCGTCGGTGTCGCCGTGCTCGGCTTCTCCCGCACCTATGTCGAGCGTGACGTCGGCCGAGAGGCCGGGCTGCTGGTGGCGTTCGCGGGGGCGATGACCGGGCTCGTCCTCGCCGACAACCTACTGCTGCTGTACGTGTTCTGGGAGCTGACCTCGGTCGTCTCCTTCCTTCTCATCGCTGGCCGCGGCGAGCGGGCAGAACGGCGCGCAGCCGCCGAGCAGGCCTTGCTCGTCACGGTGGCCGGCGGACTGGCCATGCTCCTGGGAATGGTGATGCTGGGCCAGTCGGCGGGCACCTACCGGCTGTCCGAAATCCTGGCCGATCCGCCGCGGGGCGGCGCGGTGTCCGCGGCGGTGGTACTCGTACTCGTCGGCGCCTTCGCCAAGTCCGCGCAGGTGCCGCTGCACGGCTGGCTGCCGGCCGCGATGGTCGCGCCGACGCAGGTGAGTGCCTACCTGCACGCGGCGGCCATGGTGAAGGCGGGCGTGTACCTCGTGGCCCGGCTGGCGCCCGGCTTCGCCGAGGTGCCGGTGTGGCGTCCGCTCGTGCTCTGCGTAGGGCTGCTCACCCTGATGGCCGGGGCTGTCCAGGCTCTGCGGGAGACGGATCTGAAGCGGCTTCTCGCCTACGGCACGGTGAGCATGCTCGGCATGCTCACCGTGCTGTTCGGAGCGGGCACCCGGACGGCCGCACTCGCCGGTGTGGTGCTGCTGCTGGCGCACGCGGCGTACAAGTCGGCGCTGTTCCTGACGGTGGGGATCCTGGATCGCCAGACCGGGACCCGGGATCTGCGCGCTCTGTCCGGTGTGGGCAGAGAATGGCCACTGTCCTGCGCTGTCGCCGCACTGGCCGTGGCATCCCTGGCGGGACTGCCGCCCCTGGTGGGGTTTCTCGGCAAGGAGACGGCACTCCAGTCCTTCCTGCATGGGGACGAACTGCCCGCGCATCTCTGGTTGCTGGCGGGGCTTTCCGTGGGAGCGGCGCTCACCGTAGCCTACGGTGCCCGCTTCCTGTGGGGGGCCTTCGGTGGCCGGCCGGGCGGTGCCGCGGGGAGCGCGACACCTCCGCCTGCCGCTCTCCTCGCCCCACCGGCAGCCCTCGCCATGGCGGGGGCGGTGCTGGGCGTCTGGTACGAGGGGACCGCGGAGTTGGCTCTCGCGTACGCCCGCTCTTACCAGCCAGGGCCGGAGGGCCTCTACCAACTGCACCTCTGGCACGGTTTCACGCCGGTGCTGGGCCTCTCGGCCCTGACCCTCACCACCGGTGTGCTGGTGTTCCTGCTGCGAGGCGCCGTGGCCCGCCGGGGGATGCGCGGGTTCGGCCGACGACTGCGCCCGCCGGGCCCACAACCTGGCTATCGCACGACCGTGCGGGCTGTGGGGGTGCTCGCCGTCCGCGTCACCCGGCGTACCCAGGCCGGTTCACTGCCGGTCTACCTGACCGTGCTGCTGGCCACGGTGCTGCTGGTGCCAGGAGGCGCTCTGCTGCTGCAGAGCCCGCAGCTGGACGCCCCACCGCTGTGGTGGTCACCGGTGGAGGTGCCGGCGACGCTGGTGGTGGTGTCGGCAGCAGCCGCCGTCACGGGCACCACACACCGGCTGACGGGGATGCTGCTGGTCGGCGCCGTCGGGTTCGGCGTGGCCGTGCTGTTCCTGGCACACGGCGCGCCCGACCTGGCCCTGACGCAGTTCCTGGTCGAGACCATGACGCTGGTCGTGGTCGTGCTGGTGCTGCGGTGGATGCCGGCCCGCTTCACTCCCGGGCACACGGCCCGCAGAGTACGCGTGCTGCGAGCGACAGTGGCCGTAGGCGTCGGGGTGATGGTGGCCGTCTTCACACTGGCGGCGACGTCCGTACCACATTCCCGGCCCGCCTCGGACACGTTGCTGCGGCGGATCGAGGAGACGGGAGCCTACAACGCGGTGAACGCCGTGGTGGTCGAGTTCCGCGCGTTGGACACGCTCGGAGAGATCGCTGTGCTGCTGGTGACGGCGATCGGCGTGGTGAGCGTGGTCCGGATCCGGGGACGCCGGGAGCCGGGGCCCCTGCCCGCGAGGGAGGATGATGAGCAGCGGGCGTCCGAAGCGGAGACGGCGTTCTGGGATGAGCCGCGGGGCAGGTGGCTCCCCGGAGCACACGAACGGCTCGGGGCCGACCGATCCGTTCTGCTGGAGGTCGTCACCCGGCTGCTCTTTCTCTCCATCATCGTGTTCTCGCTCTTCCTGTTGTTCTCGGGCCACTACAGGCCCGGCGGCGGGTTCTCCGGGGGCCTGGTCGCCGGCCAGGCACTCATCCTGCGCTACCTGGTGGTCGGCCGTGCAGACCTGGGGCTGGCCCTTCCCGTACGGCCGGGCGTGGTCGCCGGCGGAGGGCTGGTGGTCGCGGCCGTCACCGGACTGCTGCCGACCGCGGTCGGCGCGCCGATGCTCACGAGCGCCCTCGTCTCCGCGCACCTTCCGGTGCTGGGCGCCGTGAAGTTCTCGACCAGCGTGTTCTTTGACGTCGGCGTCTACCTGCTCGTCGTCGGAGTCGCACTGGAACTGCTCTCGGCCGTGGGCGAGAGGCTGGAGGACCGGACCGCATGA
- a CDS encoding Na(+)/H(+) antiporter subunit C, whose product MRNLDVTMAVTVGVLFAVGFYLMLQRPLMRIVFGFLVLGHGTNLLLLVAGGGPGEPPVVEGGSPAGDLRRFADPLPQAMVLTSIVITFGLSAFLLALAYRSWRLSGHDEVQDDLEDRLIGTSRERAGADPASDDVPAVEEDASGAGGSEGCPS is encoded by the coding sequence ATGAGAAATCTCGACGTCACCATGGCCGTCACGGTGGGGGTGTTGTTCGCGGTCGGCTTCTACCTGATGCTGCAGCGGCCACTGATGCGCATCGTGTTCGGCTTCCTGGTGCTGGGCCACGGCACCAACCTGCTGCTGCTGGTGGCCGGAGGGGGGCCGGGAGAGCCACCCGTGGTGGAGGGCGGTTCCCCCGCCGGAGACCTGCGGCGGTTCGCCGACCCGCTTCCGCAGGCCATGGTGCTCACGTCGATCGTCATCACCTTCGGTCTGTCGGCGTTCCTGCTGGCCCTGGCGTACCGGTCGTGGCGCCTGTCCGGACACGACGAGGTGCAGGACGACTTGGAGGACCGGCTGATCGGTACCTCGCGGGAACGAGCGGGAGCGGACCCGGCGTCGGACGACGTTCCCGCCGTTGAGGAGGACGCGTCCGGGGCAGGCGGATCGGAGGGATGCCCGTCATGA
- a CDS encoding Na+/H+ antiporter subunit D gives MTVLLALPVLVPVLGAGLTLLTRRQVVVQVLSVTVLTGVLVDVVALLVLADRNGPLVLRAGGWDAPAGIVLVADRLSTLLLTAAVAVALAVLVFAIGQGAAEERPGAATAFHPAYLVLVSGVALAFLTGDLFNLFVAFEMMLTASFVLITLDAGEPRTRAGMTYVTTSLVSSLLFLTAIALLYAATGTVTLAQLAGRVGGLPEGLRSALGLLLLVVFGVKAALVPLHFWVPDSYPTAPTPITAVFAALLTKVGMYAILRTQTLVFPRSELWVLLAVAAVTAMLVGIFGALAHKDVNRVLAFTLVSHMGYMLFGLALFDVAGLTGTILYMIHHIVVQAALFLVAGLVVARTGTPALPRMAGRAAPSAAIALLFALPALSVAGVPPFSGFVAKVALLQAGVGNGTPLAYMLAGASVLTSLLTLYAMSRIWRLAFLRTVRPDEEPSSAAGRHTGQPGAGRGAGSLMVGATAGMVAIGLTVALAAGPLADIGTRAAQDLLRPDGYRGAVMKGAQR, from the coding sequence ATGACGGTGCTGCTCGCGCTTCCGGTGCTGGTGCCGGTGCTCGGGGCCGGGCTGACCCTGCTGACGCGGCGTCAGGTGGTCGTGCAGGTTCTCAGTGTCACCGTGCTGACGGGTGTACTCGTCGATGTGGTCGCGCTGCTGGTGCTCGCCGACCGGAACGGACCGCTGGTACTGCGGGCGGGAGGCTGGGACGCGCCCGCCGGAATCGTCCTGGTCGCAGACCGGCTGTCCACGCTACTGCTGACCGCCGCGGTCGCGGTGGCTCTCGCGGTGCTGGTCTTCGCCATCGGACAGGGCGCCGCGGAGGAGCGGCCCGGCGCGGCGACCGCGTTCCACCCCGCGTATCTGGTCCTGGTCTCCGGGGTCGCGCTGGCGTTCCTCACGGGCGACCTGTTCAACCTCTTCGTCGCCTTCGAGATGATGCTCACGGCGTCCTTCGTGCTGATCACCCTGGATGCCGGGGAGCCCCGGACCCGTGCCGGGATGACGTACGTCACCACCTCCCTGGTCTCCTCATTGCTGTTCCTCACGGCGATCGCGCTGCTCTACGCCGCCACCGGCACGGTCACGCTCGCCCAGCTCGCCGGCCGCGTCGGCGGACTTCCGGAAGGTCTTCGGTCTGCCCTCGGTCTGCTGCTGTTGGTCGTGTTCGGCGTCAAGGCGGCACTGGTACCTCTGCACTTCTGGGTCCCCGACAGCTACCCCACCGCGCCCACCCCGATCACCGCCGTGTTCGCGGCACTGCTCACCAAGGTTGGCATGTACGCGATCCTGCGCACCCAGACCCTCGTGTTCCCCCGCTCGGAGCTGTGGGTGCTGCTGGCCGTCGCCGCCGTGACGGCGATGCTGGTCGGCATCTTCGGCGCACTCGCTCACAAGGACGTGAACAGGGTTCTGGCGTTCACCCTCGTGAGCCATATGGGCTACATGCTGTTCGGGCTGGCACTCTTCGACGTCGCCGGGCTTACCGGCACAATCCTCTACATGATCCACCACATCGTGGTACAGGCTGCGTTGTTCCTGGTCGCCGGTCTCGTGGTGGCCCGTACCGGCACCCCCGCCCTGCCCCGGATGGCCGGACGCGCCGCCCCGAGCGCGGCGATCGCGCTGCTGTTCGCGCTACCGGCCCTCAGTGTGGCCGGCGTACCGCCGTTCTCCGGTTTCGTCGCGAAGGTCGCGCTGCTCCAGGCCGGGGTCGGCAACGGCACCCCCCTCGCGTACATGCTGGCCGGCGCCTCGGTGCTCACCAGCCTGCTGACGCTGTACGCGATGTCACGGATCTGGCGTCTTGCGTTCCTGCGCACCGTGCGGCCCGACGAGGAGCCGTCCAGCGCCGCCGGACGCCACACGGGGCAGCCCGGTGCCGGCCGGGGCGCCGGAAGCCTGATGGTGGGCGCGACAGCGGGAATGGTCGCAATCGGCCTCACCGTCGCCCTGGCCGCCGGTCCACTGGCCGACATCGGCACCCGGGCCGCACAGGATCTGCTGCGGCCGGACGGGTACCGCGGTGCCGTCATGAAGGGAGCGCAGCGGTGA
- a CDS encoding Na+/H+ antiporter subunit E: MTDRRSRPDDGHGHANAPQRRPFKPFKPFLRRVPSLLWLWLLWLLLWGEASVLTVLGGLVISATVVATFPLPRARPYAAVRPLRLILLLVHVVVDVLASASTVAWEALRHGPRARTAVLVVRLSADTDFLIAATATLTTLTPGDLVVEIDRDQRLLYVHALPVRDRAAAERRRAGVARAEQQVLRALAPRGEKPRPEADPPEGRRGTAGTSERPGKHGSQEDPP; the protein is encoded by the coding sequence GTGACCGACCGGCGCTCCCGCCCAGACGACGGACACGGCCACGCGAACGCGCCGCAGCGTCGGCCGTTCAAGCCGTTCAAGCCGTTCCTACGGCGAGTGCCGTCCCTCCTCTGGCTGTGGCTGCTGTGGCTGCTGCTCTGGGGCGAGGCCAGCGTGCTCACCGTGCTCGGCGGACTCGTGATCTCGGCGACGGTCGTGGCCACTTTTCCTCTTCCCCGTGCCCGTCCGTACGCCGCCGTGCGGCCACTGCGGCTCATCCTGCTCCTGGTCCACGTCGTCGTCGACGTCCTGGCCTCCGCCTCCACGGTCGCCTGGGAGGCTTTGCGGCACGGGCCGCGAGCGAGGACGGCCGTCCTCGTGGTCCGGTTGAGCGCGGACACCGACTTCCTCATCGCCGCCACGGCCACGCTGACCACGCTCACCCCGGGTGACCTGGTCGTCGAGATCGACCGGGACCAGCGTCTCCTCTACGTGCACGCACTCCCGGTGCGCGACCGCGCGGCGGCCGAACGCCGCCGTGCCGGCGTCGCGCGTGCGGAACAACAGGTCCTCCGCGCCCTCGCGCCGCGCGGTGAGAAGCCCCGGCCCGAAGCCGATCCCCCTGAGGGGAGAAGGGGTACGGCAGGAACGTCCGAACGCCCCGGCAAGCACGGTTCGCAGGAGGACCCGCCGTGA
- a CDS encoding monovalent cation/H+ antiporter complex subunit F, with amino-acid sequence MNLVFQITLTMVAVTGLLTTVRLLRGPGVLSRIIALDILVTLIVAGAATGIAARRDVTALPVLVVLALLAFVGTVTAAHLVERREGMR; translated from the coding sequence GTGAATCTCGTCTTTCAGATCACCCTGACCATGGTGGCCGTGACAGGTCTCCTCACGACGGTGCGGCTGCTGCGCGGCCCCGGCGTCCTGTCCCGGATCATCGCTCTCGACATACTCGTGACGCTAATCGTCGCCGGCGCGGCGACGGGCATCGCAGCCCGCCGGGATGTCACCGCACTGCCGGTGCTGGTGGTGCTCGCGCTGCTGGCCTTCGTCGGAACGGTGACGGCGGCCCATCTCGTTGAGCGACGGGAGGGCATGCGATGA
- the mnhG gene encoding monovalent cation/H(+) antiporter subunit G translates to MIPDPETVRDVVSAVLLLGGAVFCLLGGVGLLRFPDTVSLLHAAAKAQTAGLLLILTGTALHVPLPYALMLALVALFQLITVPVTGQVVGRTAYRTGAIDRDGLVLDELGDRLARDRTSTADQGPGAAVDPDTDR, encoded by the coding sequence ATGATCCCGGACCCGGAAACCGTCCGAGACGTCGTTTCGGCGGTTCTGCTCCTGGGCGGCGCGGTGTTCTGTCTGCTCGGAGGGGTGGGGCTACTGCGCTTTCCGGACACCGTCTCCCTGCTGCACGCGGCGGCCAAGGCACAGACCGCCGGACTGCTGCTGATCCTGACAGGGACCGCACTGCACGTTCCGCTGCCCTACGCCCTGATGCTGGCCCTGGTGGCGCTGTTCCAGTTGATCACCGTGCCGGTCACCGGTCAGGTCGTCGGGAGGACCGCCTACCGCACCGGGGCGATCGACCGCGACGGTCTGGTCCTCGACGAACTGGGCGACCGCCTGGCCCGGGACCGGACATCGACAGCGGACCAGGGGCCGGGGGCCGCGGTCGACCCGGACACCGACCGTTGA
- a CDS encoding DMT family transporter has protein sequence MPVVGQFVLLALAWGSSFLFIKIGLEGLSPLQVVWGRMVFGAGALLLTTWVMRRRVPRDPVLWGHLTVVALLLCLVPFTLFAWAEQHIPSGLASTYNATTPLMAMAWSAALLPAERLTRHGAAGLLLGFVGVLVILDPFGADLGGNLAAQLACLAATACYGVAFVYLRRFVSPRRLPALSVAAVQVTAGAVLMLAATPFLAPAPAIAPTWPVVCAIVALGVFGTGLAYVWNTNVVAAWGAADAAAVTYLTPVVGVTLGVLLLREPVTWPQAAGTVLVVLGILATHRRLPGLRRVTSDAARTAPGGPSPRTWRQGARAESGRHE, from the coding sequence TTGCCGGTCGTCGGCCAGTTCGTCCTGCTCGCCCTGGCATGGGGCTCCAGCTTCCTGTTCATCAAGATCGGGCTGGAGGGGCTGTCGCCCCTCCAGGTGGTCTGGGGGCGCATGGTGTTCGGCGCCGGCGCACTCCTGCTGACCACCTGGGTCATGCGCCGGCGGGTGCCCCGCGACCCGGTCCTGTGGGGCCATCTCACCGTCGTGGCGCTGCTGCTCTGCCTCGTGCCGTTCACGCTCTTCGCCTGGGCGGAGCAGCACATCCCCTCGGGGCTGGCCAGCACCTACAACGCCACCACGCCTCTGATGGCTATGGCGTGGTCCGCAGCCCTGCTGCCGGCCGAACGCCTCACCCGCCACGGCGCGGCCGGGCTGCTGCTCGGCTTCGTCGGCGTGCTGGTGATCCTCGACCCGTTCGGCGCTGATCTCGGCGGCAACCTGGCCGCGCAGCTCGCCTGTCTGGCCGCCACGGCCTGTTACGGCGTCGCCTTCGTCTACCTACGGCGTTTCGTCTCGCCGCGCCGGCTGCCCGCGCTGTCCGTCGCCGCCGTCCAGGTCACCGCCGGGGCGGTGCTGATGCTGGCGGCGACGCCGTTCCTGGCCCCAGCGCCGGCGATCGCGCCGACCTGGCCCGTGGTGTGCGCGATCGTCGCCCTCGGAGTCTTCGGCACCGGCCTCGCCTACGTCTGGAACACCAACGTTGTCGCGGCCTGGGGCGCGGCCGACGCCGCCGCCGTCACCTACCTGACGCCGGTGGTCGGCGTCACCCTCGGCGTCCTCCTCCTCCGCGAGCCGGTCACCTGGCCCCAGGCGGCCGGCACGGTCCTGGTCGTCCTCGGTATCCTCGCGACCCATCGCCGTCTGCCGGGCCTGCGCCGCGTGACCTCCGACGCTGCCCGGACGGCACCGGGTGGGCCGTCCCCGCGCACGTGGCGTCAGGGTGCGCGCGCGGAGAGTGGGCGGCACGAGTGA